Proteins found in one Nostoc sp. NIES-3756 genomic segment:
- a CDS encoding Uma2 family endonuclease: protein MNALTVNLQSVLELTDEQFFQLCRANSNLRFERTAKGELIIMPPTGGDTGNRNGKITQQLFNWTDADGTGIAFDSSTCFKLPNGADRSPDAAWIKLARWNILTEEQKEKFPPICPDFVIELLSPTDNLKVTQEKMKEYIDNGIQLGFLINRKLRQVMIYRQGREVEILESPTTVSGEEVLNGFVLNLEPIW, encoded by the coding sequence ATGAATGCTTTAACAGTTAATCTGCAATCCGTCTTAGAACTAACAGATGAGCAGTTTTTTCAGTTATGTCGAGCAAACAGCAACTTGAGGTTTGAACGTACCGCTAAGGGAGAATTAATTATTATGCCACCCACAGGGGGAGACACAGGGAATCGTAATGGTAAGATAACTCAACAATTATTTAACTGGACTGATGCGGATGGTACTGGTATCGCTTTTGATTCCTCGACTTGTTTCAAATTGCCCAATGGTGCAGATCGTTCTCCTGATGCAGCTTGGATAAAGTTGGCACGATGGAATATCTTAACAGAAGAACAAAAAGAAAAGTTTCCCCCTATCTGTCCTGATTTTGTGATTGAGTTACTTTCACCAACTGATAATTTAAAAGTCACTCAAGAAAAAATGAAAGAATATATAGATAACGGTATACAGTTAGGTTTTTTAATTAATCGTAAATTACGCCAAGTAATGATTTATAGGCAAGGTAGAGAGGTTGAAATTTTAGAATCACCTACTACAGTCTCAGGAGAAGAAGTTTTAAATGGGTTTGTGCTGAACTTGGAACCAATTTGGTAA
- a CDS encoding GNAT family N-acetyltransferase yields the protein MAIRHAIATDLPAIVAIYNAAVPSRMATADLEPVSVESRLAWFGGRSPTQRPLWVIEQEGVIAGWLSFQAFYGRPAYISTAELSIYIAPDFHRCGLGKQLLAKAIQESPNLGLKTLLGFIFAHNQPSLKLFEAFGFQQWGHLPQVADLDGIERDLLIMGLRIS from the coding sequence ATGGCCATTCGTCATGCAATTGCAACTGATTTACCTGCTATTGTAGCTATTTATAATGCTGCTGTTCCTAGCCGCATGGCAACTGCTGATTTGGAACCAGTATCTGTGGAAAGTCGTTTGGCTTGGTTTGGTGGGCGATCGCCTACTCAACGTCCCCTTTGGGTAATTGAACAAGAGGGAGTAATTGCCGGGTGGTTGAGTTTCCAAGCATTTTACGGCAGGCCAGCTTATATTTCAACAGCTGAACTCAGTATTTACATCGCGCCAGATTTCCACCGTTGCGGGTTAGGTAAACAATTGCTAGCTAAAGCAATTCAAGAAAGCCCAAATTTAGGTTTAAAAACTCTATTAGGATTTATTTTTGCTCACAATCAACCTAGTTTAAAGCTGTTTGAAGCTTTTGGGTTTCAACAATGGGGACATTTACCCCAAGTTGCAGACTTGGATGGCATAGAACGTGATTTACTAATTATGGGATTACGAATTAGTTAA